One Candidatus Korarchaeum sp. genomic region harbors:
- a CDS encoding metallophosphoesterase, whose protein sequence is MGLEVRTFPLGVLVGEALVVADLHLGYEDALRERGVELPYEQYGWVKREIVSYVEELGPEIVVLNGDVKHELSGALSQEWREVLDLISTLKGLGVKLEVVRGNHDNFLIPIIRREGVEVRDPYLRLGDAVVLHGHIEAALPEGVELIVMGHEHPAITVRDEISASHKFKVFLDGEYMGVRLLVMPAISPLAPGTDLLSVRRRDLLSPLLRKADLDSFRVIVADKEVGLEDLGPLYAVKMAAKVIR, encoded by the coding sequence ATGGGATTGGAAGTCAGGACGTTTCCCCTCGGGGTACTCGTGGGCGAGGCTCTAGTGGTGGCTGACCTGCACCTAGGGTACGAGGATGCCCTCAGGGAGAGGGGGGTTGAGCTACCTTACGAGCAGTACGGCTGGGTGAAGAGGGAGATAGTGAGTTACGTGGAGGAACTGGGCCCGGAGATCGTGGTGTTGAACGGGGACGTGAAGCACGAGCTCAGCGGAGCTCTGAGCCAGGAGTGGAGGGAGGTTCTCGACCTCATAAGCACTCTTAAAGGCTTAGGAGTAAAGTTAGAGGTCGTCAGGGGTAATCATGACAACTTCCTGATCCCGATAATCAGGAGGGAGGGGGTGGAGGTGAGGGACCCGTACCTCAGGCTGGGGGATGCTGTAGTGCTCCACGGTCACATCGAGGCAGCGTTGCCCGAGGGGGTGGAGCTCATCGTGATGGGGCACGAGCATCCGGCTATAACGGTTAGGGATGAGATAAGCGCCTCCCATAAGTTCAAGGTCTTCCTGGACGGGGAGTACATGGGAGTCAGACTCCTAGTGATGCCGGCGATATCGCCCCTAGCCCCCGGCACGGACCTGCTCAGCGTGAGGAGGAGGGATCTGCTATCACCCCTCCTCAGGAAGGCTGACCTAGATAGCTTCAGAGTGATCGTAGCTGATAAAGAAGTTGGTTTAGAGGATCTGGGACCTCTTTATGCGGTGAAGATGGCTGCTAAGGTGATTAGATGA